The nucleotide window CTCGTTCCTCGTCCTCCTCCAGGTGGTGCGAGCGGCCAGCTGCCCCTCCTGTGGCCTCCAGCAGCGCGTTGTCCGGGCCTCGCCCATCCTGGGCTTCATAAAGCAGGATGTTCAACGTCTCCTCATAAATCCGGGCTTCTGGAAACTCAACCTGGAGACAGCCCAAATCGATGGAGGTTAGAGGAACTTGCCCACTCTGCTCTCCGCCCTTCAGCCGCACCAGAGGCTCTTAAATTCAGGAAGCGGGCCTCTTCGTGGTTCTGCGCGCACGAGGCACATCCAGAGAGAcgactgggggggtgggggcggcgGCACGCATCCCACAGGAGCATGGCTCTTGCTCTGGAGACAGGCCCAAGCTCAGCACCTTGCAGAACATGGAAGAGTTCTGGAGTGGGGCTGGAGCAGGCGGCGTCAGGCCATTCTGTGGGCTCACACGTTCAAAACTGGCCTTAAGCAATCGTATCCAGCACAAACTACTTCTTTCCTAAGCTTTCGGCTTCCCAGGGGCTTCCCTGGCCCTCCCTCTCAGATCCCGTTCCAGCCCAGATTGTGACCTCTGctcccccacctccagcccccCTTTTGCCCTCCGACCAGGCTCTGGCCtcacccctcccttcctccaacagCAGCATTCTCACACAGGTCACCTCCGGGGGGCCATCTGCTCTCCCTTCCTGGTGGGCCTTTTGCCCCGATCCTTTGCCCCTGTTCCCAGCTCTAATGCAGCTGGGCCTCTTCCTGCCTTTGGCTGCCTCATCCCTCGCCGTCCTTCCCTGATCCAAGTCAGATGGCAGGGAACTGTCTACAATTTGCTTCTGAAATTCTGTGCCTGCACATTAATCCTCCAGTTGTCTTGGGAACTGCTGGTGCTGAGGCAGCAGAAGAATGAACTAGTTGGAAAACTCACCTTGGTCTGTTTCTTCTCTGTGGCGTACACGATAGAAGTGCAGCAAACTTCTGCAATCTTGCGCCCTTGCCCATAGAAAGACCAGCAGCAGATCTCGTCCCCAATGACATCCTTGATGAAGAGGACTCGCCCGTTGAACCGCAGGGACAGCTTGTCAAAGAGCTCAATGTTCTTCAGCATGTTGTCATCAGAATTACTggaggaagccaacagagaacaATTATGCAGTCCAGTGGGGAGACTGGAGGGCCACAGGGTGCCACAAGCGGGCAGAGACAGATCAGAGGGACCTTCTGCTCCATGCTTCCAACTGTGGCTGACAACTGCTGAGGGCTTCtttcactgggggtggggggagcagaacCATGTGCTTGTTGTTGGCTGAGGCCACCTGGCCTCCAATGCCTCTGTTCAAAGCCCTTCCACCTGCAAGGCTGCAGCGGCCAGATCGGACTGACTTACAGCCCTTGGGCTGCAGCTCCAAGACCCTTCCCTCCACCCGCCACTTAATCCAAGAACCCACAGAATGCCTCCCAAGCTTCATTGCCAGAGTAAGTACTTATGAGTGCAACATCCAATTTAAAGCTCTGGCAGGGAACTAAAGTGCCTCTGTCAactgcagcagaaaaaagcaagagtccagtagcctgGTCTTTCCTACTGCTAAAGACAGATGAACACGGCAACTCATTTGCTTAACCCTTTTCCTCTTCCAGGAGTTTTCATCTAGGCAAAACCCCTTTTCTCTTATTTTCACTGTTAGACAACGGATTCAGACAATCAGAATTGTCTGAACGTGCTTTGTCGGTTGCTCACTGGCTGCTGAGGCCTGTCTAGGGAGGCTCTCAAGCTAAGCCCTGCTAGGCCTCAGTTGACTCTGGACAGAGAGTGCTGCATCCTACTGCCCGTTTACTCCGTCAACTCCTGTCACAGTGTCCAGCTGAAATGCTGACTTGGAATCAAACCAACTTAGAACGAAGGGCTCTTTGAGCAATGAAAATGCTTTGTTTTCTTGGTAATTTGAACATATGTTTTCCCTAAATGAGTTTGAAAAGGAGGAAGGTGAGCAAACCAGAAAAGAAACTTAATTTTCCTACTTTACTATATTCACTATACTTTTATATTTGAGGAGCTTTAGGAACTTTATGAAGAATTGCAAGCTTCAGTAATTAATCATCAGTGATAAgagttgggaagagagctggGCTGGGAGGCCCACCAAAGGAAAAATGTCACAATCACACAGACACTTTTTAAACCCAAGTCgcagagaggtgtgtgtgtgtgtgtgtgtgctggaatCCCCTTTACATTAAACGCTGTCTTGTGTGCACACCCTCCCCCCTGCACACACTCCACTTCTAGACGTCAAACTAAAAAGGCTTTTACCTGGTGTAGGAGTACTTGTTGTTACTTCTGTTGTACAGCAACTTGACTGCTGGCTGCAGGAAAAGAAGTCAGTCCAATGTTATGATCAACAGCTGCAGCTTGGGGAAAATCCCTCCCTGAGCATTTGGGCAAGTGCAAAGCCACTGGAAAGGGGAGCAGCAGGGCCAGTTCACCAGCGTGGGATGGCACAAGGGGAAAGGTGGAGGGGAGGGTGCAGGGGCCAGCAGGTGCTGTCTTTCCTCTGCCACACTGATGACCAAGTGGCACAGCAGCTCAGGTGGCATCAGCCCATGTGCGGTCTGTAAGCTGTAAGAATGCCTTACCTTGTTAGATGTTGCAATAAGTTTTTGCTCTTCTTTGGAGGACGTGATAATGGGCACTTTGCAAAAGGGCTCGTAGACATCTTTGTTCTGCTGAAACAAGCATGCCAGTCAGGGGCAAGAAAACAGGCCAAGGCAGGACACAGGGCAGCTTTTAATAACCAAGGAAATTGCAACCTGTTCCCCCAATGTGCCAGTGGTGAGGGTCAGGACCCTTTCTCTAGGTAAGCATGGCTGCCCCCGGCCCCCCGGCATCAGGAGCTGTTGGTTCAGGTCACTGTCTCCTGCCCTGTCAGTAAACATGGGGACCGGTAAGACCCCAAAGGCTATTGATTCATTTTGATGCTGGAGTGTGTGTTTCAAAAGATACTGCCCCAAACCAGAAGACCCAGCCTGCCAACAATGACCCAGTGTGTGCCTACCTGTAGGGCCACCTGGCACTCATCCACCAGGCCCTGCACCAGGTAATACTTTGCCTCTGCCAACAGCTCTTCAATCTCCCGCCGACTCTCAGGAAGCGGCACGGCTCCGTCGCGCAGGTAGCTTAATATTGTTCCAAAATGCTTGCCACAGCGATCTATCAAAATCCAGCCTGGAAGGGGGCAGAACGGAAGAGGCTCAttaagggaagaggaagaaaaagacgGGCCCCAGTGCGGAGTGCTATTGCCCAAACAAACTTCGCTCTCTTACTGGCACGTTCGAGCCCAGCGTTCCAAAATACCTTGTAGGAGTTGCTGCAAGCCAGGagaaccgcccccccccagccccaacaAATGCCTGGCAATGAAGTGATGTGGGAGGAGAAGAGGGGGACATGTAGGAgccaggctgggagtgggagatgcAAGTATGTGCAGACTTGCAAACAGCCAACTACCTGGTCATCTGGACCAGTGGAAATCTTCAGGTGACCAGGCAGGGAAACAAACAGAGGTggagcattttcttttttttttaaagcttccagGCATACTGTTGCTGATTGGGAAGTTACAGCTTTCTTAAAAAaaggaacttcaaagggagaatgCACCACGAAATTGCTGGATTAGAATTCCTTAACAAAGTAAAACAGGTCTTAATGGGAGAGCTGGGATTCTTAACTCACTATCGGTGCCCTGTCTTGCATCTCTTACTCCTTTCAGGTGTTAATTATTACTTCAGCGGTACTTCTGCCGCTTCCGACTGTAGCTTCTTATCTCATTCCATCATTTTGCCTACCTGACACCAGTTGGGAGTATCTCACACCCGTGCTGAGTCAATGAATTATTCTAAGATTTGATCTGTTTTGCACTGGCCTCTCTTGTAACATCCACTCCTGTTGTGTATATAAAGCACCGTAATGGAATTATTCTCCAGTTCATCCGAGGAAGTGAGCTCAGGGAAGCTCGTGCTGGAATAAATGTGGttagtttttaaaatgccactggacttctcctcctcttcctcctcctttaagCAACAAATAGGAAAGGGGGAGCAGGCAAGGCTTGTAACGTTTGCAAGCAACCGGCCTGCCCCTGACCCATCTCTTTGTTAGATCGGCCTTCTGATTATTGACCTGAGTCTTGGTTCTGGCAGGCAAGCCATCAGAGCTTTATTTCTCTAAAAAGttgcattttaaaacattcaaaagaGACGAATGACTATTGAATGGTTGACTGGCACATGAGGTTGGTGCCTTTCCTAGGAACAGTCCTGCTAGCTAGCATGGCAGCCAGTGATTTACCGAGAAAAGACATGAGAAAACACAAAAGCCAAACATCTTGTTTCTGTACAAGGGCGCCACACTTTCCCCTCCAGCGGGCTGAACGACGTCGTGTTGCACAACAGCAGGAGGGGAACAAGTTTCCATAAACTAACCAACGGCCAATTTTATGGGCTGAGATACAAGaatgtggtggggagggggaggaaagagcaagGCTTGTGTAGGAAGAAgacctctttttttcctttttctttacaaagaATGCGCGAGGTCCTTCCGTTCATGGCCTTACAGCTCAAGACTGCTTGAGCTGCTCTGCAGCAAGGCACACACAGGCACGAGCCCTTCGCGGTCTTGCCCAGGTGTTTGGATGCAGACTGCTTCCTTCCACCATAGAAAGCTCACAGGTCCCAGGATGCCCCATCTCTGAACCTATCACTGCTAGTGTAGAGTCCAGGTCAGTATGGATGCAAGACATTTTACTGCCAAAGCCCTGAGTAAAACTGTCGCAGTGGGCATCCAAACAGTCCGCCTCCTCCTGCAGACCGGATCTCAACAGGCCTCTGGCCATCCAGGGCAGCTCTGCTGGGCAGACACAGTGTCAGCGGAAAGGCGTGGTTTCCTTCCAGCCATCACTGCCACAGAatatgctttaaaatgagcttttggCCCACGTCTTATCAGATTCGTCCTGAGCAGGGcccattttgaggggaaacgcgcaggaacgcagttccggcagttcccccaaaaggtcacatgtcaagtggcaccgcccacctgactcttggccatttggggcctgtttctgcctggattggggccgacacagcccagattgggccactgacgggtggtggatcgctctcccgctcagcagtggccccatcctgaccattttgggccccttttcagccattttcagcccctttttgcaattttgggcccaatttcggccctgaatggccaggattgggtccaaaacagccaggataggtggtcgggggtgcggcatatgcaaatcagttatgccaatgacacacttcttgtgatggcaaggggcgtgtcacatgctaatgagctatgctaatgatttcctccagcttttttcctacgaaatgacccctggtcatgcGTCTTCTTCCGTTGTCGCTCTAGCCATGTCCCCTGTCAGGCTACCTTTTCATTACCCGCAACCCCTCAGTAAGCCAACAAGTTCCCTGGGATCTCACACTAGAGAGAGGGCCTTTGGGAGCGATCACGTCAACCGCTTGGGTCACTCCAGCATTCCAACCACATCAAAATCTCCAAAAGCTATCAGAAAGCCACACGGATCCATCCGGCTCCTAGGGTGGATTCATTTAAACAGATCCTCCACCCCTGCACAGTCTCGGTTTCCCTGTAAGTCTAAACCCAAGCAGATCGTGATCTGTCCATGACAAAGGGACTGTCATCAATTTCCCCACCTTCCGATCCCTTTCCTCCCACCCTGTACAAAAAAACCCAGATCCAGAGTGTTATCTGCACAATTTGTAACACAGGTCCATGGTTGTCATGAAGACCATGAAATCCTGAGGTGCTCCCAACAAGACAGCCTCTGCATGAgtgttgaagtcccccaggacAACCATCCTAGGAATCTTCAACATCATCCCTGAAAGAACACCTCTGCCAGCACAGGCAGGAAGACAGTTAGGCAGCAAGGTGGGTGGTACACCAACAGAATCCCAGTCCTGCTTTTCAGTCTAACAGCAACACCAcctccctgcctgccaggcccatgCGGTCGAATCACTGAATACTCCGGGGGACACAGTTGGGAGAGgttcacccctccccctcccccagccaagtCCCAGTGATACCAGCCCTCTCATCCAGGCTGCTGTTTTCCTTGTGACTGAGCTGGCATTCAACAGCAAGATTTTGTAGCCTGGCAGGTTATTGATATAGCCAGCGGCATCACCGCAGCTGAAAGAAGAGCCAGAAAGGGCAACAGACTCGGGTGTCTGTTGTCCCTTTGCCTCACCTGGCCTGCTCCACCCCTGTCACCTTATCTCCCCATGCAAAGGTCATCATTCTTGACTCTTCCACCAAGTGGATTGAGTCCGTTCCATGCATCTGCTCCTCTGGGATGGGAGAAGTTCATCATTTTGATAAACGTATCAGAAGTATAAACCAACTGTGTCCAAGTTGGGCCACTGATGCATCTAGCAGGTGACTTATTGCCTCTtctgcctggcagcagcgctTCAAGGTCTCATCTCTGCTGCCTGTGAGCTAGAAAGGCCGGAGTTTGATTTTTTTGCATGTGAGGCAAGAGGCCCGGCCCAGCGCACTGACCCTTCCCCCATGTCCGACTTGCGGGCATCTCTGCACAGTTTCCGCCATCCCAACAGTCTGCTTGGTTGTCTTCCATTCACTCCTCTCCCTTCCTAGGTCTTTTGGAAAAGCAATTTTAGTGGAAGGGAGAACTCCTAGCCCCCGCTTGCCCTCTGTGTAGCTCTTATGATGTGAGCACCACCCCTCCAAACCGTCCCAGCGCTACCCCTGAAGTCACTTGCCAGATGTCAACAAATGCATTTTGCATCATAGCTTCTCTTGTTTGTTGTGCGCCGCAACCCTTAAGCGACTGGGAGGACTCAGGCCTTCAGCAGGACTTTTACTCAAGTAATGATCCCGGTGGAGAGGCTTCAGTGACCGTCTCTTAGACATCCAGCCCTGGCCCAGATTGCTGCCAGCAGCCCCAATGCAGTAGAGTTTACCTTCGCTGTCGGTTAGAACCTCCATCCGGCCGCTGAACATGGCCTTCAGCATTGTGTCCTGCTTGGTCAGCGTCTGCATGGTGGTGTAGTAAAGCGCCCCACCAATGTTCAGCTTCACATACTTAGAGCTCGGACTGGCGCCTTTGAAGGAGGTGGTGCGAGTTGCAGCTGCCGGCACCGTTGTACTACTCACCACGGTTTCTCCAGACATCTCTTCCtgcaaaggagagagagagaacgtcaGTTATGTCTCTGGCTACAGAGGTAGGCTAAGCCAACAAGCCTCATAAAAC belongs to Eublepharis macularius isolate TG4126 chromosome 13, MPM_Emac_v1.0, whole genome shotgun sequence and includes:
- the KCTD10 gene encoding BTB/POZ domain-containing adapter for CUL3-mediated RhoA degradation protein 3 translates to MEEMSGETVVSSTTVPAAATRTTSFKGASPSSKYVKLNIGGALYYTTMQTLTKQDTMLKAMFSGRMEVLTDSEGWILIDRCGKHFGTILSYLRDGAVPLPESRREIEELLAEAKYYLVQGLVDECQVALQNKDVYEPFCKVPIITSSKEEQKLIATSNKPAVKLLYNRSNNKYSYTSNSDDNMLKNIELFDKLSLRFNGRVLFIKDVIGDEICCWSFYGQGRKIAEVCCTSIVYATEKKQTKVEFPEARIYEETLNILLYEAQDGRGPDNALLEATGGAAGRSHHLEEDEERERIERFRRIHVKRPDDRAHLHQ